AATTTCTATATCTTGATAAgttagatattttttaattccaggactatgtttttaagttacacatacctgtgactaaatatgttgtgaCCATTGTACAATGACTGTGATCAGTTGTAATGTgcaatgcacacaaataaatgttaaactgagtcatagtgttgttgaaattgtgcttactttaatctctggttgtttctaatataatttttaaaaggacagttcattacatatgaagatttttctaatatacttgttctcctttgcactaaaGCGTCAGAAAAACTTAGACTAATTGTTACTTCTCGGTAATTATGCTATAACTTTACTGTTCCGGaccctttgagatcaaattaggctgTATGCGGCCcttggaccaaaatgagtttgacacccctgatctagaagGATGGTGCTCAGCGTGGTGTTAACCCCAGGGAGCGGCCATTTCTTAGTGATGCCATCCTCCAAACTCCAAAGGATGAGTCATCACTGAAGTAACTAAGAGGGCAAATAACGTTCACACATGTTCTGGCAAAGCAGCACGACAGTCCTTGGTGAGACATAAACTTGGCTGCagtcagtcaaaagtttgattCTGTTGGCAGCTTTTGTCTCGCAGGTGTCCTCTGTTCTAAAGCATTTTTCACCCCATCCGTTGCCTAACCGATACCTCTGTGCAGTCTTGCAAATGTATGAACACGTGTATGTGTGCACGTGACGCATGTCTGAGTCTACAGTATATGCCTGCCCAAGAGTGAGCCTGCATCCCTAAAGGTAAGCCTGTGGAGCTGGCGACATTTCCTCTCACCCTACTGTCAGACGTTGCCTAAGCTGTTGTCTACATGGTTTCTTAACGGTCTGAAGAGCAATGTACCATGCTGTCCTTCCTCAACGCACAACAAACCCCGGTGACCTAGCCAGGGTGAAAGGTCAGCGAAGAGCCTACAGCCAGCACCAGAAAGGCAACtccagaaaagttttcctgtcCCCTTCACTTCCTCTGAGATGCAAGTATGAGTTTGCAGAGTTGGAAAAACAAATTTGCCtatgacattttgatttttttttgttcttcagttcagtttggtgtcagtttttttttatggaaCAAGTCAGTTGTTGTTGAGATTTTTCCAGGGAGATCAATAAGATGCATCTGTGGATGCTAAATAAGGTGCACTTTGTTTGATGGCTCGTGTTTGATCATCTATGTGtactgtaaattttaaaattaagtAATTTCAAGGCACAATTTTGGACTTCACTTccacaaagaagaaaattctCTATTGTAATCTTGAATCTTTGAAGtgttcaaaaatgtgtttaaaaagagaaacaatCAAACTTTTTAAGACTTGATATGTGCATGAGATTCAGCAAATTGCTTTAAAAATTCTTGCCTTCTTGGTGTTTTAAATTATGGAACTTAACCTGCTAAACATACATTTAGGGCTAAGATCTTACAGCATTATTAATTACAAAGATCAACCAGAGTAATTTAGAGGTAAGGTTTTGACCCTACAAAAACATATATGAAACCCAAAAATCCAAGAATTCCCTGGATCTTCCTATGAGcaagcttttctttaaaaaaaaatctggattgGTAcgtgtttgttttagtttgtattattttatgtgtttttttaattatatctAATGTATGacggtggaaaaaaaactgttcctTTACGACAGGAAGAGACCTCCTGCTGACCCGGGCTCAAGAAGAgaggccatctgcctcgaccaggTTAGGGTGTTGGGGATAGAGAACAGGATAACAGAGACAAATAGGCAACTAGCAAGAGAACATTGGCCCAAAACTGGATCAGTTCATGAGACAAGTACCCTGAAGCTCATACCTGAGCAGCCCCACTGGCAGAAAAAAGCAATATCTTAGCGCTACAGAAATCACCACCAAATCACCAAAGTCATGAGGATTCATCCTGTGGGAATTATtaaatgtttgtgtaatttACAGCTCCTATCCCACTTTGATTGTCGTGTATCAGTAATGGACCAACTAATTCAcagaatatttacattaaacatTCTGGATCACCATTTTATAATATTTCCTAATGGCAAAACCATTGAGGAGCATTAAAGGGACCACAGTATAAATGGTATGGCAAACAATAGATAAATCAATACCATCTGAGTGCATTTATTCTCCTGAAATCCAAACcagtttcatttgtcatttgccCAGCTACTGACACTAATCCCTTTAGAACACATGTACCAGTTCCCAAGTGAAGCCTCTTTGATTTGAACCTACTTAATGTAGCTGTGTGAGAATGAAGGCTCTCCATACTTTCAGTTTAGCTGTGGACACTCTAGGCTACTAATCCATGTTACAGGTTAGAAACACAAGTGAGTCAAAGAGACACTACATCAAAGATGAAGCTGAGAATAAAAACCCCATGCTGCGGTGGCCTTAATCCTTCAACACCTGCGATTTGAAGCACGCTCCTTTGATGTTGTTGGTTGAGCTGGAGAGAAAGACACTTGATAGGGAGCGAGAGAAATGGGTGGATAATAGGCTGCTCATTTAACACAGAACTAAGCTGAATGCAAGTTAAGGAGACAGATTGGTGTGGATAGCACATGAACTCTTCTATAACTCTTTAATGATGTAACTCCAGTAAGGTTTATAGCCCCATCTTGTTGATAAAGTACCGTACAAGACTGCTGACTGGATATCTAGTGATGTCCGGGAGCAGTAAATATATGAAATCCAAAGCCAGCTGCAATTCATAAAGACATGGAGCTTGTCTGGAGCCCTGGACATTATTTCATACACATCGTTTTCTTGATCCAGGTCTCTCTTGTACCGGATTGTCCGAACACAATACAAAAATGTCTCTACAGCCCCCACGCAGTAGAGATGTTATTAAGAATTGTCCTTTTTGCTAActatgctgttatttttttatgctttcTGATGATGTGCCTCATAAAAGATTACATAAATGAGTCAGTGTACCCTCATGAAGCAGCCTTCACTCAAACAAAGCTGTCCAATTAAAACATATGTATTGCAGTTCCTCCTAATAGATCACTTCCTCTGAAACATAACTACAGTAGGGATATCAAATTCCAAATGAGCATATAGTAAGTTCCATATGCCATGTCTGCATTAGGtttactgctgaaaaaaatccaaagagaGACAAATCTATGTAACACAAATAGAGCCACATATCAGAGCTCAGTTGATGAGTTCAATCAACTAGcagaaaattaatcagaaatagaTTTACTAGATGAATAATTTAAAAGACCAAGGTGTAGGATTTAGCAGGGTCTATTAGCAGAAAGGAGTATtcataaatatgttttcagtcatttatgaTGACCTCTTAATGtaaattgttgtgtttttattggctAAAATGAGCCCTTTATACAGAGGAAGTGAGCCATGTGTCACATAGGCCGTCATGTTTTGTCACCATGTTTCTATCGTAGCTCAAAACGTTCACTTTGCAATATGCAAACTCGCTGCTAGATGCCACTAAATTCTTTAAAATCGCAAGTaagtagtttttaaaattttagtgGTTACAGCCTCTCAAATATGATTATTCACTGGATTTCTTCCATGATATGACATTAAATACCGCAGTCATAATGGTTACTGCAGTATAAAGATGTTACTTTGAGCCTCTAGAAAATGTTGCGCACTGTTGTCACAGTTCAGTAAGTCTAAAAGTGTGTTAATCCAAAAAATGCCTGTCAGATGAATctaaatcaaaaataataatgagcTGGAGCCCTAAAATACTACCACCAACAACAGCAATACAGAAACAACAGCGATACAATACAGCAATCTAGGCTACCACACAAAGGAACAATATCAGAAGGGACAGAGGGGAGATGGATGAGCCCGAGGCAGCCAGCTCTGCCACCACAGGCCATTTTCTCTGTCCAGCAGGAGCCAAGCTGAAAGGacaaaatcagcacaacaaGAAACAAAGGCGAGGAAGAGGACAGATCCTGTAATTTTTGCATAATTGtgattatgtgaataattcCTGGACATCAgaggacaaacaaacacaaaaaagaccagAGTCCAAGAAAAGAGCAAGAGACATGTAAAATCTAAGCACTGGagcacaacaataaaacatgagTATTTTTAAATTGGTCAGGTCAATTGGATTTGTGCTGCAGCTAAGAATCATTTTCTTAATCATAATCGGTGGAGTTTTGTCGAACAATTGTTAAGAAAGTCTATAGATTAAATCTTTTGTTTGCATGTCTTGTCCAGTCCagtaaaaattgaatttattatcTGAAAAGACACTGGGCAGAGCAAATTGGCATTGGTAGAATACTTTCCTGTCAGTCTACTAATCAATGAATTGATTAGCTGTTTCAGTAGTTAATTTAATTAGAGCTGCAGCGAACAATTCATTTGTTTATGGATGAATCTGATAAAACAACATCTATTTCTGAGTCGATTGTTTTCCAGAATAATGTATTATTTGTTTAGCCTACAAAATCAGAAACTCAAAAAAGTCATCATCATAGTTTCTCAGACTGCAGTGTGACAGtttcatattgttttttttttttttgtctacatCCCAAAAATAAGAATTTCACATAAAACAGTGTGGtccaaaaatacagttttgctAAATAAATGACTTAAACGACTAACTAGTTATCAGTACTGTATGGTTGTCAGTACAGTATGTCAATTCATTGACACACATTGTTTCAGTGCTTCTCATAAGAAGATATACATTCTTATGCATGGCACTAAAGACACAAATTATTTCCACACAGATTAAAATCCATATTccagcaagatttttttttgcaagacacAGAACAAGCAATAACCATTAATGCCATCTTATCATATTAACAAAGATGCTGCTCACTGATAAGGTCAAGTAACATCAAATAATTTGTCTCCTGTTCTTATGTTCATAATGTACCTCAGTGCATGTACCACCAAACAGCCCCTCTTCCCATGTTGGGGGGTTGGGTAAAAGAAACTGGGTGTTGCTTCactgttgtcatggcaacagaGTTATCACTGCTTTGAACCACATCCACCAGTCACTGCGTGGAGTGAAGAAACTCAGTCACCAATAACAGTACGTGCAGGCAGCATACTGTGATGTATGATTATTTGTAGAACATCGCAGGGTCTCAGGTAGAGTCTCAGCCTCTGTGCATTCATTACATCCCAGTACAGAGGAGCTGAGCAGCTATACATGGACTGGCAAGTGCACAGAGGTTTCCATGCAATTCCTATGTGCAGACCTAATAGCCTGGGACAAAACCTATTCCAATGTGACAGACTGATAGTTTCTCCGGCTTCTCAGAGTTCAGACAAGCATAGCCCATCACTTATGCCAGCAGCAGTCTGGCAATAGTGCTGTATGGCAATATCTTTATTAATAGGCCACCGCTGTTATAAAACACAAGGTTACATGACATTATTGGGCTTCGTAAACAGAGTCAACGGGTTCTGTGCGGGGAGCTGTGTGATGGCAATGAGTGCCTAACCTGCAGGCAACCCCACCGAGGAGCTTATAGAACATAAACCAGGAGTGCTGATGTCTACATACTGAGGAAACCCGCTCTCCAGTATGTGGGTTTATCTACAAACCAGTGCACATCTCTACTGCTGTAGGTGAAAATGGACCGTACATAAATACAAAACTGCTTTTCATCTCTGAGAAAATCCATTTACTTCCAACGAAGCATTTCCATCACTTCATATCAACCTCTCGTGTAGACTCATCCATAAAAAGCTTCATAAAAAGACCCAGTTTTTCATTAATTCAATATCACAGTCAGCGTAGCTTTGCTTTCAAAGGGTGGCTGCATTTAGGAGATTGTGGTTCTCATTTCCTTGAGACACTCGCTGTTATTTAATGTCAGCTGTGATATGTGTGCACACTGAAAAAGCCTTAAGTGAAAACTGTTTGATCAATACAGAATTATACTTTAAATGCATTAGCAGACTGAACAGTTAAGAGCCATAGAAAATGGTCTGACTTCGTGTTCAGTTGTATGTGCTGCAAATGTTGCCATCTGGTGGTAAAATATAGCAcagcaaaaactgctcaagagtgataaaaaaagaaaacccttacaaatgaaagaagaaatgcaactgagcatgattttttttttaaatgtatgcagGCCGATAATACTGAAAAGTAAATTGGAAGAAAGGGTCTAGATCACATTACCCAGAGTAACGAAGTAAGCTTCTGTGTCCATATATGAAAGGTTTACTGACAAGTTTTTCAATACATTAATACATTCAGTAGGTCTAGTGTTTATGTTCTCGTGTTTGTCgtctgtttttctctgctaCCCTTTTCTTTCACCCCCTTTTACCTTTACCACCCCCCTGTCAAGGAAGATGGCTGCCTTTCCTGAGCCTCATTCTGCTGGTGAGATCTGTTTCTGTCATACACTCAAAAATATGCATAtgcatgccaattgcacactccctcaaatcttgccacatctgtggcattgtgctgtatgataaaactgcacctttcagagtggccttttattgtgggcagtctaaggcacacctgtgcactaatcatggtgtctaatcaggatcttgatatggcacacctgtgaggtgggatggattatctcagcagaggaaaagtgctcactatcacagatttagacagatttgtcaacaatatttgagagaaatggtgatattgtgtatgtggaaaaagttttagatctttgagttcatctcaaaaaatgggagaaaaaacaaaaatgttgcatttatatttttgttttgtgtatgtatACATACTTAATACTATATACTATATCACAAACAGGCTTGGTCTTAGGAAATCCTTGCATTTGTTGGGTTTTCCATGCATAACTTTGTACGCTTAATTTCATTTGCtaaattagtcaggtaaatTCCCATAATTAATAATACTGTAGGGTCTTAACCTTACTGTTTGATATAGAAGAGGGTAAATTAGTTTGTAGGATATTAATCAGGTAAATTACAACATATTTAACACTCTAGGGTCTTAACCTTATTATTTAAACTTGACAGATAACTCTGCAACACCAACCCTGTTTCTATACTGAAAAGTACTTtggctgttgttttaaatgtgctatataaataacagtgacttGACTTGAATTTCTATATCAACAACATGTCAGTGTATTGTATTCTGCTATTCTGTGTATTAAAACTGGTCAAAGACTAATCATATATCTCCAAAAATTAGGAATTATGCAGTCTGGTGATCTGGAACAGGAATGTCACTTCTGCAAATTGGAAACAGAGCTCAGGAACACCCTTACTAACATcagcaatgtaaaaaaaaacaaaaaaaacccccactaTATTCAGTCAAAAGCACAACATAACAGGTGACAGTTATCGAGAGGGAAAAGCCTTCTCATGTGCAGCTTTACAAAACACTAAACAGCCTCTAATGCTTTCTTTACTAACTTCATGTCACTGTGAGTAAGCAATGTAAACGTACCTTAGCTTGTAGATGCTAAGTTCATTCAGAAACCGTGTATCCTCTCTTGGCCCCTCTTTATCAACATCTAAAAAGGTAAAACATATTGAAAAAACgctaaatgtttttaatttataacGTTTGCTGTGGTAATAATGTAAATAACGAAGCTGGTTTCTTACTAGCAGTTTGTGTCGCATTTGACTTTAAACGTCTTAAGTTAGCTAATCATCCAGATAGTGGCTTTGGTAGGTAAAAGTTGTTTTAGATGGCGCTGGTTCTCATTTTACGTGGTTATGTTTTCGGTAGGCCGATTTAAACAGCGTATGGACACACAGCAATACGTGTACGGCCACAAAAAACACCCTTCTATTAGCTAGCAGCAGGCCTGAGCTGTTTGAGTCGTCCTCGTCTCCGGATTATAATATTTCCGACCGTTTATGACAGCACCTAAACGCAGCAGAGCCATTTGAGCGCCAAACTACAGAGCTGTTAGCATAAAGTAGCTAGTAGCTGCAGTTGGTCAGAGGTTTCTATAGCTTTTATCTTTTGAAGGGAAGAAGTACTAAGAAATAACATATTCAACGTCATAGTTACTAGCTGAAAGTAGCTAACATCTCCTTGTAAACAGACTAGACTGAGTGCTATGTTTCGGGGTAAGACTGCCTGGTTTTCAAGCAGCGTGCCACAAACATGTCACAACTTTTGGAGTAAGTACCTTAATATAAGGACAATGTTTAGACTATGGGCTTATTCAAACTTACCCACTTGCTCAATAAAAACTGTCTTTATTGTTCCGGTTAGCTGGAAGTTCACTAATGAATTAATACAATAAACTTGTTACTGCTAACATCATGCTAGCTTAAAATAGCTAGATGAAGATTTACTGGAATAGAGTTCGGGTTAGGGTAGCTGAAGCAACATTTTTCTTGGTTTAGTCATTGGAGCTGGCTTGTTTTAATCATATATTTTCTTGTAGTATTGGAGGGTGGCACTGTTGTTAGTTGGAGGGCAGCAGATTACCTTTTCAGTGAGGATGCTACATGTCCAGATACTCTCAGGTGAGCATGTTGAAAAAAGCTGAAAACCTCTACATTCACCATCGAGCTAACAAGttgtaaagatattttttttctacaattcAGATGTATTTTTTCCCCAGGATATTTGACAGCAAAGATTACCTCTGGAACAAGGTGATggtttttcacagtttgtttctgtctgtctgtgagagGCGGCAGAGTGTGAAGTCTGTGAGCATTGGTCATTATGTGCTGCCTCCAGCCTCCGTGCAGGACGGTGAGGATTAAGTATATTCACTGATTTACTGACATACTAAATCTCTACTGGATAAATCTGAGAGGTTTCAAGTTGATTAACAAgataagaaacacaaaaagctatgtttctttgctgtttttttaattagtagTAGTATATGCCGTTTAGTGTTAGATGGTGAATAGTTTGAATTCTTCAAGTTTCTAACAACTATTCTAAGGTTTgttcaacaaaaacataatcaGCTTGTCATTAAAGGGACAATACTTAACTAAATATCTTTTTAGAGGTGAGGAATGTGGTTGGGAGGTTGATTTGGGAGTATGAAGATGAACAGTCAGAAGCACAGGTAAGCACACAAAGCAATGGAATACACACAGATCATGTAAAGGATTGTAATCACTGTAGTACCTCCTGCTTTACAGGGCTCCCAGAAGAGTTCTAGTCTCTTGACAGAAGAGGACTACAGTGAAGAAATCAGCAGAAGCAAGTATGATGATTTTCCACTGTAAACATTCagaattcagttcagtttatgtTAAACTGCCTAGTAAACTCATGAAGTCCCTGTTGCTCTGTGGCAGCTCTGAACCATCTGAGACCGACTCAACAGAAAGTGAGGGTCCTCTATGTAATCATTTGGGAAACTGTCCAGATAGTAGCATGTTAACAGGTGAAGTATTTAACATAGATTACTGTatgtttttacatatttctgATCAAATAATAGTAGATAATTGGACTTTATTATTTGACAGTGTTCAGCATCTGATAGACAGAAGAAGTATTATCTTGgtattatgattttttttctgtttacctTACAGGCTATGTCAGCATGGACAACCTGCAGAAATATCGAGGTGAACTGTGTGATTTCCAACCGGAGTTTGTCCAGTGCTGCAAATGTAAAGCGAACATATACATAACTAAAGCATGTTAACGCTTGCTGTGCTGCTCACATTTGCATATTGTAGATAATgtactgacaaaaaaatgagttaTGTTTATTATGTTTACATTTCCTTTCTGCATGTCTTTTGTATAAATGTACACTCACATTAAAACACAGCTAATGCTCATATCGTATTGTAATGTTGTCCTTATTAATTCATTGTTTCTGATAAATACAGAATTTTATCCCCTTGACTTGCTCCCCAGTTTTCTTGTTGTCTCATGAAATGAACCTTCCTTAAAAGGGCAAGTGATTTGAATGCAGGCAAATtgggacggatggatggataaaatgGAACCTGCTTATCTTGTAGTGGATATTGCATTTAAGtgcacaaaaatatcaacctgcagtgttttttatttcctaGTGCAAAGATGTAAAACGTTTGGATTTAACACAGAAACTGAATAAGAAAAGTGAGGACTTAACGACATAATGCCTTGAGAATAATAGAAATATATTGTGGTCAATATCTGGAGAATCCTTGAGAAATATTCAGCTAAACCAGAATATTAATCTTAAAAGTGCAGGtttcttacaaaaaaaatatcccAGCACTTAATTCAGATTAGTTTCAGCCTAATAAAACGAGCATGCTTTTGTCGAGGTACTCCAATTGGACAGTCTTATCGGACTCGACTATTGCTACACGAgttgaaggttttttttgttgatttcatCACGGCATTTGGACTTTAACCCTAAATAGAAACTTTAAGTTAGTAACAGTATAATATAACCATGTTCTAAATTAAGATTAAGTTGTAGTTGACGTAACCTGTACTTTTGTAAGTGCAATCACCTGACTTGACTTGGTAGCGTCCATCCCTGCAAAATGGATCGTGCCGCCGCTGTTTAGCCAATCAGATACTTTGTTTTGGTACCAGCCCCCGCTACCAGGAAGTAAAACATGCAGCCTGCTCCTGGACTTTGACGTGACTGAGGTTGAACGTAGTGTGAGATTTCTCTTTGGACTGGGTGTCTGTGTTTCGTGTGGTTCGTCTTCGCCCTGTTGAAGCCTCCGTGCTGTTTCTGTCATGGCGCAGGAAAACCTGACCGTGGTGTTGCATTCTCCGGGAGACCTCAGGCTGGTGCGAAACGGATCATAAACTTACAAGATTTAGCGCTGCATGTTGACTTTACAGTGTTTTGTGAATTAAACCTATTGCAactgtttgtgcattttgtcCGCAGGAAAACCGCCCCATTCCTGAGCCAGAACCTAACGGTATTTATGTGTTTCTGGTGAAGATCATTTACTATGCTGAGGTGCACTTTAACAAGCCAAAACATGTTGTGCGTCTTGCATAAggttatgtttatttttaaagtattaaatCGGAGACAGTGCAATCTGATTGTCAGCTGCATAGTTGCAACATTGCAACTGCCCGACTCTTCTGTTCATCTTGATTTtcctttagaaatatttttaaacttaaGAGAAACGAACTATTGATTTTTGTAACTTTGAAATGCATAAAAGAAGTACTTGTTGCCATCCCATTAAATTCACTTTTTCATTCTTCTCATTCTGAAAGTCTTTATGACTCCAAATTCAATTGTTTGAAACCTGTTTCACTTAGTCAGTTGCAAGCTTTAAGCTGCACTGAGCACGTATTTGTTCACAGAGATTTAGAATCAGGCTAgtctaatgtgtttttgtgataaGGTGACAAAATTCACACCCTCCTTTTACTATGTATTGGACTGTTCTCACAATGTCCTTGTcttgttgtctgtgttttccgCTTAGAGGTTTTATTGCAGATGCACTCTGTTGGAATCTGTGGATCAGATGTGCACTACTGGCAGAATGGCCGGATCGGAGATTTTGTGGTTAAGAAACCGATGGTTGTGGGGCACGAGGCTGCTGGACGGGTGGTAAAAGTGGGCTCAGCAGTCAAGCACCTTAATGTAGGTGAGTGAGTATAGGTGGGTGAGTCTTAGAGATTTCAAGTACCAAAGGCTTTGTCTCCAACAATGTGTGCTGCAGAAATCTGGTTATTCTACTAAAGGGGAAAAAGAGGTGCTTTTAAATTTCCAACAACAATATTTGGAGTgctgtaaatgtatttaaatatatCAATTCATGAAACTGTAATTTAACTACAGTGAACACGATTTGGATCCATGATCTCACTTTGGTGTTACCCTTTTATGATATCCCAATCAGTTCACACTTTCACTCAGTGGTAGTGTTATCTTTTTCAAACTAATCCAGTGCAATAAACTTCGTCTTGTATTTTCCAGGTGACAGAGTCGCCATTGAGCCTGGTGTACCTCGCGAGACCGACGAATATTTCAAAAACGGACGCTATAATTTGTCCCCAACCATCTTTTTCTGTGCCACACCCCCCGACGATGGGAACCTATGTCGATACTACAAGCACAGTGCCAACTTCTGTTACAAGTAACAGTTTTTTCAGGATTGCATGACTTTTCCCCACAGATTACCTTACAATTGCCTGAGTTCTAACTGCTTGCTAAATCTCTTGCCTAACCTTTGCATATGTCCTCTTCAATTTATCTTCCTCTTTTCCATTTCTCTGTCTTATTTCAACTGTCCAGATTGCCTGATAATGTGACATTTGAGGAGGGAGCTCTCATTGAACCTCTGTCTGTGGGGATCCATGCCTGCCGCAGAGCCGGTGTGACCCTcggcagtgttgtcttcatttgtgGTGCAGGTATAAATGAGCACAACATCCTAAAATCACACCGTAAAACAAGTTCACCAACTTTGGTCGTAATTTTCTATCAATAACTTACTGCAGAGTGTATTTTTGGGGTGTGCTGCAAACTGatgtaacaaaaaaaaggtGATTGTGCTTTATTTGACTAAAATGCCCATGCACGAAAGGGATCTGATTAA
This genomic interval from Acanthochromis polyacanthus isolate Apoly-LR-REF ecotype Palm Island chromosome 2, KAUST_Apoly_ChrSc, whole genome shotgun sequence contains the following:
- the terb2 gene encoding telomere repeats-binding bouquet formation protein 2 isoform X2 yields the protein MFRGKTAWFSSSVPQTCHNFWILEGGTVVSWRAADYLFSEDATCPDTLRIFDSKDYLWNKVMVFHSLFLSVCERRQSVKSVSIGHYVLPPASVQDEVRNVVGRLIWEYEDEQSEAQGSQKSSSLLTEEDYSEEISRSNSEPSETDSTESEGPLCNHLGNCPDSSMLTGYVSMDNLQKYRGELCDFQPEFVQCCKCKANIYITKAC
- the terb2 gene encoding telomere repeats-binding bouquet formation protein 2 isoform X1, whose amino-acid sequence is MAAFPEPHSAVLEGGTVVSWRAADYLFSEDATCPDTLRIFDSKDYLWNKVMVFHSLFLSVCERRQSVKSVSIGHYVLPPASVQDEVRNVVGRLIWEYEDEQSEAQGSQKSSSLLTEEDYSEEISRSNSEPSETDSTESEGPLCNHLGNCPDSSMLTGYVSMDNLQKYRGELCDFQPEFVQCCKCKANIYITKAC
- the LOC127532995 gene encoding sorbitol dehydrogenase-like, which gives rise to MAQENLTVVLHSPGDLRLENRPIPEPEPNEVLLQMHSVGICGSDVHYWQNGRIGDFVVKKPMVVGHEAAGRVVKVGSAVKHLNVGDRVAIEPGVPRETDEYFKNGRYNLSPTIFFCATPPDDGNLCRYYKHSANFCYKLPDNVTFEEGALIEPLSVGIHACRRAGVTLGSVVFICGAGPIGLVSLLVAKAMGASQVIVTDLSPERLKMAKQLGADFQLTVKKGDAPEQLAKSVHDTLGAQPHMTIECTGAESSIQTAIYATRSGGVVVLVGLGSPMATIPLVNAATREVDIRGVFRYCNTWPMAIAMLSSGKVNVKPLVTHRFPLEQALEAFETTRQGVGIKVMLKCDQNDLNP